The following coding sequences lie in one Streptomyces venezuelae genomic window:
- the prcB gene encoding proteasome subunit beta: MEANTRSTGRLPAAFLTPGSSSFMDFLSEHQPEILPGNRQLPPTQGVIEAPHGTTIVAVTFPGGVVLAGDRRATMGNVIAQRDIEKVFPADEYSAVGIAGTAGLAVEMVKLFQLELEHFEKVEGATLSLEGKANRLSTMIRSNLGMAMQGLAVVPLFAGYDVDREKGRIFSYDVTGGRSEEHGFAATGSGSVFARGAMKKLYHDGLTEEQATTLVVQALYDAADDDSATGGPDVARRIYPIVTVISDEGFRRLTDDESSAIARSILEKRLEQPDGPRAALL, encoded by the coding sequence GTGGAAGCCAACACTCGTAGCACCGGGCGTCTACCAGCTGCCTTCCTGACGCCTGGTTCGTCGTCCTTCATGGACTTCCTGTCCGAGCATCAGCCCGAGATTCTGCCGGGCAACCGTCAACTGCCGCCCACGCAGGGCGTCATCGAGGCGCCGCACGGCACGACCATCGTGGCCGTGACGTTCCCCGGCGGTGTCGTCCTCGCCGGCGACCGGCGGGCGACGATGGGCAATGTCATCGCGCAGCGTGACATCGAGAAGGTGTTCCCGGCTGATGAGTACTCGGCGGTGGGCATCGCCGGTACGGCGGGTCTGGCCGTGGAGATGGTGAAGCTCTTCCAGCTGGAGCTGGAGCACTTCGAGAAGGTGGAAGGCGCCACGCTGTCGCTGGAGGGCAAGGCGAACCGGCTCTCCACGATGATCCGCAGCAACCTCGGCATGGCCATGCAGGGCCTCGCCGTGGTGCCGCTCTTCGCGGGGTACGACGTGGACCGCGAGAAGGGCCGCATCTTCTCGTACGACGTCACGGGCGGTCGTTCGGAGGAGCACGGTTTCGCGGCGACCGGTTCGGGTTCGGTCTTCGCGCGCGGTGCGATGAAGAAGCTCTACCACGACGGTCTGACCGAGGAGCAGGCGACGACGCTGGTCGTCCAGGCGTTGTACGACGCCGCGGACGACGACTCGGCGACGGGCGGTCCCGATGTGGCGCGGCGGATCTACCCCATCGTCACCGTGATTTCCGACGAGGGGTTCCGCAGGCTGACGGACGACGAGTCGTCGGCCATTGCGCGTTCGATTCTGGAGAAGCGTCTGGAGCAGCCTGACGGCCCGCGGGCCGCGCTGCTCTGA
- a CDS encoding ubiquitin-like protein Pup, translating to MATKDTGGGQQKATRPTEETEEQTQDAQASEDLKERQEKLSDDVDSVLDEIDDVLEENAEDFVRSFVQKGGQ from the coding sequence ATGGCGACCAAGGACACCGGCGGCGGACAGCAGAAGGCGACGCGTCCCACCGAGGAGACCGAGGAGCAGACGCAGGACGCGCAGGCTTCGGAAGACCTCAAGGAACGCCAGGAGAAGCTGAGCGACGACGTCGACTCTGTGCTGGACGAAATCGATGATGTGCTCGAGGAGAACGCCGAGGACTTCGTGCGGTCCTTCGTTCAGAAGGGTGGGCAGTAG
- the arc gene encoding proteasome ATPase, which yields MAAHDDDINRGIRPGRGSEDPAGQVAYLEQEIAVLRRKLADSPRHTRILEERIVELQTNLAGVSAQNERLANTLREARDQIVALKEEVDRLAQPPAGFGVFLAANEDGTADIFTGGRKLRVNVSPGVELEELRRGQEVMLNEALNVVEAMEYESVGDIVTLKEILEDGDRALVVGHTDEERVVRLAEPLLDVTIRPGDALLLEPRSGYVYEVVPKSEVEELVLEEVPDISYEKIGGLGGQIEMIRDAVELPYLYPDLFKEHELRPPKGVLLYGPPGCGKTLIAKAVANSLAKKVAEVTGQPAGKSYFLNIKGPELLNKYVGETERHIRLVFQRAREKASEGTPVIVFFDEMESLFRTRGSGVSSDVENTIVPQLLAEIDGVEGLENVIVIGASNREDMIDPAILRPGRLDVKIKIERPDAEAAKDIFAKYLTERLPLHADDLAEHSADRRATVDGMIQSVVEQMYAESEENRFLEVTYANGDKEVLYFKDFNSGAMIENIVGRAKKMAIKAFLEANQKGLRVAHLLQACIDEFKENEDLPNTTNPDDWARISGKKGERIVYIRTLVTGKQGADTGRSIDTVANTGQYL from the coding sequence GTGGCAGCCCACGACGACGACATCAACCGCGGCATCCGGCCGGGGCGAGGGTCTGAAGACCCTGCCGGTCAGGTTGCCTATCTCGAGCAGGAAATCGCCGTCCTGCGACGCAAGCTCGCCGACTCTCCGCGTCATACGAGGATTCTCGAAGAGCGGATCGTCGAGCTGCAGACCAACCTGGCCGGCGTGTCCGCACAGAACGAGCGGCTCGCCAACACGCTCCGTGAGGCCCGCGACCAGATCGTGGCCCTCAAGGAAGAAGTCGACCGGCTCGCACAGCCACCGGCCGGCTTCGGAGTCTTCCTCGCGGCGAACGAGGACGGCACGGCGGACATCTTCACCGGGGGCCGCAAGCTCCGGGTGAACGTCAGCCCAGGCGTGGAGCTCGAAGAGCTCAGGCGCGGCCAGGAAGTCATGCTCAACGAAGCGCTCAACGTGGTCGAGGCCATGGAGTACGAGAGCGTCGGCGACATCGTCACCCTCAAGGAGATCCTCGAGGACGGCGACCGAGCCCTGGTGGTGGGACACACCGACGAAGAACGAGTGGTCCGGCTCGCCGAACCCCTCCTCGACGTCACCATCCGACCGGGCGACGCCCTCCTTCTCGAACCCCGCTCCGGCTACGTCTACGAAGTCGTGCCCAAGAGCGAGGTCGAAGAACTCGTCCTCGAAGAAGTCCCCGACATCAGCTACGAAAAGATCGGCGGCCTCGGCGGCCAGATCGAAATGATCCGGGACGCCGTCGAACTTCCGTACCTCTACCCCGACCTCTTCAAGGAGCACGAACTGCGGCCCCCCAAGGGTGTGCTGCTGTACGGGCCCCCCGGCTGCGGCAAGACGCTGATCGCGAAGGCCGTCGCCAACTCGCTCGCCAAGAAGGTCGCCGAGGTGACCGGCCAGCCCGCGGGGAAGAGCTACTTCCTCAACATCAAGGGCCCCGAGCTCCTCAACAAGTACGTCGGCGAGACCGAGCGACACATCCGCCTGGTCTTCCAGCGTGCCCGCGAGAAGGCGAGCGAGGGCACCCCCGTCATCGTCTTCTTCGACGAGATGGAATCCCTCTTCCGCACCCGCGGATCCGGCGTCAGCTCGGACGTGGAGAACACCATCGTCCCCCAGCTGCTCGCCGAGATCGACGGCGTGGAAGGCCTGGAGAACGTCATCGTCATCGGCGCCTCCAACCGCGAGGACATGATCGACCCCGCGATCCTTCGCCCCGGACGACTCGACGTCAAGATCAAGATCGAGCGCCCGGACGCCGAAGCGGCCAAGGACATCTTCGCCAAGTACCTCACCGAACGCCTCCCCCTGCACGCCGACGACCTCGCCGAGCACAGCGCCGACCGGCGCGCCACGGTGGACGGCATGATCCAGTCCGTCGTCGAGCAGATGTACGCGGAGTCCGAGGAGAACCGCTTCCTCGAGGTGACGTACGCCAACGGAGACAAGGAAGTCCTCTACTTCAAGGACTTCAACTCCGGCGCCATGATCGAGAACATCGTGGGCCGCGCCAAGAAGATGGCCATCAAGGCCTTCCTCGAAGCGAACCAGAAGGGCCTCCGGGTCGCTCACCTCCTCCAGGCTTGCATCGACGAGTTCAAGGAGAACGAGGACCTGCCCAACACCACCAACCCCGACGACTGGGCCAGGATCTCCGGAAAGAAGGGCGAACGGATCGTGTACATCCGTACCCTCGTCACCGGAAAGCAGGGCGCGGACACGGGACGCTCCATCGACACGGTGGCCAACACCGGTCAGTACCTGTAG
- the dop gene encoding depupylase/deamidase Dop, translating to MTVRRVMGIETEYGISVPGHPNANAMLTSSQIVNAYAAAMHRARRARWDFEEENPLRDARGFDLAREAADASQLTDEDIGLANVILTNGARLYVDHAHPEYSSPEITNPWDAVLWDKAGERIMAEAAERAAALPGAQPIHLYKNNTDNKGASYGTHENYLMKRDTPFSDIVRHLTPFFVSRQVVTGAGRVGIGQDGHEHGFQLSQRADYFEVEVGLETTLKRPIINTRDEPHSDAEKYRRLHVIIGDANLSEISTYLKLGTTSLVLAMIEDAFINVDLAVDQPVRTLHQVSHDPSLKHLITLRSGRSLTAVQLQMEYFELARKYVEERYGSDADDQTKDVLSRWEDVLGRLESDPMSLSGELDWVAKRELMEGYRRRDSLDWDAARLHLVDLQYADVRAEKGLYNRLVARGKMKRLLDEADVERATTKPPEDTRAYFRGRCLEQYADDVAAASWDSVIFDLPGRDSLQRVPTLEPLRGTRNHVKELLDRCRTAEDLVRVLSGG from the coding sequence ATGACCGTACGGCGAGTAATGGGCATCGAGACGGAGTACGGCATCTCCGTCCCCGGCCACCCCAACGCCAATGCCATGCTCACCTCGTCCCAGATCGTCAACGCCTACGCCGCGGCGATGCACCGGGCGCGACGCGCCCGCTGGGACTTCGAGGAAGAGAACCCGCTGCGGGACGCGCGGGGCTTCGACCTCGCCCGCGAGGCCGCCGACGCCAGCCAGCTGACCGACGAGGACATCGGCCTCGCCAACGTCATCCTCACCAACGGCGCACGCCTGTACGTCGACCACGCACACCCCGAGTACAGCTCCCCGGAGATCACCAACCCCTGGGACGCCGTCCTCTGGGACAAGGCCGGCGAACGCATCATGGCCGAGGCCGCGGAGCGCGCCGCGGCACTGCCCGGCGCCCAGCCGATCCACCTCTACAAGAACAACACCGACAACAAGGGCGCCTCCTACGGCACGCACGAGAACTACCTGATGAAGCGGGACACCCCCTTCTCCGACATCGTGCGGCACCTGACCCCGTTCTTCGTCTCCCGCCAGGTCGTCACCGGAGCGGGACGCGTCGGGATCGGACAGGACGGCCACGAACACGGCTTCCAGCTCAGCCAGCGCGCCGACTACTTCGAGGTCGAGGTCGGCCTGGAGACCACCCTCAAGCGCCCCATCATCAACACCCGCGACGAGCCCCACTCGGACGCCGAGAAGTACCGCAGGCTCCACGTCATCATCGGCGACGCCAACCTCTCCGAGATCTCGACGTACCTGAAGCTCGGCACGACGTCCCTGGTCCTCGCGATGATCGAGGACGCCTTCATCAACGTCGACCTCGCCGTCGACCAGCCCGTGCGCACGCTGCACCAGGTGTCCCACGACCCGTCCCTCAAGCACCTCATCACCCTTCGTAGCGGCCGGTCACTCACCGCGGTGCAGCTCCAGATGGAGTACTTCGAGCTGGCCCGCAAATACGTCGAGGAGCGGTACGGCTCCGATGCGGACGACCAGACCAAGGACGTCCTGTCCCGCTGGGAAGACGTCCTCGGCCGCCTGGAGAGCGACCCGATGAGCCTCTCCGGAGAGCTCGACTGGGTCGCCAAACGAGAACTCATGGAGGGCTACCGCCGGCGCGACAGCCTCGACTGGGACGCCGCACGCCTCCACCTCGTCGACCTTCAGTACGCGGACGTACGGGCCGAGAAGGGCCTGTACAACCGCCTGGTGGCGCGGGGCAAGATGAAGCGGCTCCTCGACGAGGCGGACGTCGAACGGGCCACCACCAAGCCGCCCGAGGACACGCGCGCGTACTTCCGCGGCCGCTGCCTCGAGCAGTACGCGGACGACGTGGCCGCGGCGTCCTGGGACTCGGTCATCTTCGACCTCCCCGGCCGTGACTCTCTGCAACGGGTCCCCACGCTGGAGCCCCTGCGCGGCACGAGGAACCACGTCAAGGAACTCCTGGACCGCTGCCGCACGGCAGAGGACCTGGTTCGGGTCCTCTCGGGCGGCTGA